The Streptomyces avermitilis MA-4680 = NBRC 14893 genome contains a region encoding:
- a CDS encoding Pls/PosA family non-ribosomal peptide synthetase has translation MAALQQGPALALSDDEVRAEFGDRARFSAGSPASPRTLVDILDASVRAYPDEPALDDGRRCLTYRALAVEIEALRRRLAAAGVGLGDRVGVRVPSGTNDLYIAVLAVLAAGAAYVPVDAEDPDERAELVFGEAEVRAVVGAGHHLTVDGTAGVPAARPGTGHDAWIIFTSGSTGRPKGVAVSHRSAAAFVDAEADLFLTEEPIGPGDRVMAGLSVAFDASCEEMWLAWRYGACLVPVPRSQVRGGADLGPWLVEQEITVVSTVPTLAALWEPEALSDVRLLIFGGEACPPELAERLVTEGREVWNTYGPTEATVVACASLLTGNEPIRIGLPLGGWELAVVDEAGEPVPMGGSGQLVIGGVGLARYLDAEKDAEKYAPLASLGWARAYRSGDLVRAEPEGLVFLGRADEQIKLGGRRIELGEVDAALQALPGVAGAAAAVRTARSGNQLLVGYVVTQDGWDQAAAVEKLRAELPAALVPLLAPVADLPTRTSGKVDRTALPWPLEGVEAPTAELYGTEAWLAEQWTEVLGIPVGGAGDDFFAIGGGSLAAAQLTTRLRTRYPGAAVLDVYQQPVLRKLARRLERSTRDDGAARVIAPVPPRAKALQLLLLIPLFTLLGLRWTVALAALGNVLHRFGPYPWAPSASWWVVTAGAVLFFSPPGRLAIAAGGARLLLRGLRPGRYPRGGSVHLRLWTAERLAEFSGATSLTGSWLERYARALGAKVGADVDLHSLPPVTGMLKLGRGAAVESEVDLSGHWLDGDRLEIGPVRVGAHAVVGTRSILFPGARVGKRAEVAPGSAVAGQIPTGQRWAGAPAGKLGKAKRAWPEERPRRGTYWRAMYGAAGFALSALPVLAGLAALLVAGVFVAPDAGLGAALRGAAIALVPATLAFGCAYALLLLLAVRLLSLGLREGTHPTHSRTGWQAWTVTQLMDRSRETLFPLYAGLITPVWLRLLGMRIGRGAEVSTVLALPSLTTVGEGAFLADDTLTAPYELGGGWMRIGRAQIGRRAFLGNSGMTAPGRSVPDGGLVGVLSATPKKAKKGSSYLGLPPVKLPRSTRDGDQSRTYDPPARLLWGRALVELCRIVPVFCSAALVVLTVAALSALGGWAPLLAGLVFLGAGVLACLTSVVAKWLLVGRHRAGEHPLWSGFVWRNELADTFVEVVAVPWLAGSVPGTPLMTAWLRGLGARIGKGAWIESYWLPETDLVTLEDATTVNRGCVLQTHLFHDRILRTDTVVLREGATLGPGGIVLPGSTVGARSTLGPASLVMAAESVPDDTRWLGNPIEAWRPRA, from the coding sequence ATGGCTGCCCTCCAGCAAGGCCCCGCACTCGCGCTGTCCGACGACGAGGTGCGGGCGGAGTTCGGTGACCGGGCACGCTTCTCCGCCGGCTCCCCCGCCTCGCCTCGGACCCTTGTGGACATTCTCGACGCCTCCGTCCGGGCGTACCCCGACGAGCCCGCCCTCGACGACGGCCGGCGCTGCCTCACCTACCGTGCGCTCGCCGTCGAGATCGAGGCCCTGCGGCGGCGGCTCGCGGCCGCCGGAGTCGGCCTCGGCGACCGGGTCGGCGTCCGTGTCCCGTCCGGGACCAACGATCTGTACATCGCGGTCCTGGCCGTTCTGGCCGCCGGCGCCGCCTACGTACCGGTGGACGCCGAGGACCCCGACGAGCGCGCCGAACTGGTCTTCGGGGAGGCAGAGGTGCGGGCGGTCGTCGGGGCCGGGCACCACCTGACCGTCGACGGGACGGCCGGGGTCCCCGCCGCGCGGCCCGGTACCGGGCACGACGCCTGGATCATCTTCACCTCCGGCTCCACCGGCAGGCCCAAGGGGGTCGCCGTCAGTCACCGCAGCGCCGCCGCCTTCGTGGACGCCGAGGCCGACCTCTTCCTCACCGAGGAGCCGATCGGCCCCGGTGACCGGGTCATGGCCGGGCTGTCCGTCGCCTTCGACGCCTCCTGCGAGGAGATGTGGCTGGCCTGGCGGTACGGGGCCTGTCTGGTGCCCGTGCCGCGCTCGCAGGTCCGCGGTGGCGCCGACCTCGGGCCCTGGCTAGTCGAGCAGGAGATCACCGTCGTCTCCACCGTGCCCACACTGGCCGCCCTCTGGGAGCCCGAGGCCCTGAGCGACGTACGGCTGCTGATCTTCGGCGGTGAGGCCTGCCCGCCCGAGCTGGCGGAGCGGCTGGTCACCGAGGGGCGCGAGGTCTGGAACACCTATGGCCCGACCGAGGCGACCGTCGTGGCCTGTGCCTCTCTCCTGACCGGGAACGAGCCCATCCGGATCGGGCTGCCCCTGGGCGGCTGGGAGCTGGCCGTCGTCGACGAGGCCGGGGAGCCGGTGCCGATGGGCGGCAGCGGGCAGCTGGTGATCGGCGGCGTGGGCCTCGCGCGCTATCTCGACGCCGAGAAGGACGCGGAGAAGTACGCGCCGCTGGCGTCGCTCGGCTGGGCGCGCGCGTACCGCAGCGGTGACCTCGTCAGGGCCGAGCCCGAGGGGCTGGTCTTCCTCGGGCGGGCCGATGAGCAGATCAAGCTCGGCGGCCGTCGGATCGAGCTGGGCGAGGTGGACGCCGCGCTCCAGGCGCTGCCGGGGGTCGCGGGCGCGGCCGCCGCCGTGCGCACCGCCCGCAGCGGCAACCAGCTTCTCGTCGGCTATGTCGTCACCCAGGACGGCTGGGACCAGGCAGCGGCCGTCGAGAAGCTGCGCGCCGAGCTGCCGGCCGCCCTCGTACCGCTGCTCGCGCCCGTCGCCGACCTGCCGACGCGCACGTCCGGCAAGGTCGACCGCACTGCGCTGCCCTGGCCGCTGGAAGGGGTGGAGGCCCCCACCGCCGAGCTCTACGGCACCGAGGCCTGGCTCGCCGAGCAGTGGACCGAAGTGCTCGGCATCCCGGTCGGCGGCGCCGGTGACGACTTCTTCGCGATCGGCGGCGGCAGCCTGGCCGCAGCCCAGCTCACCACCAGGCTGCGCACCCGCTACCCGGGCGCGGCCGTCCTCGACGTCTACCAGCAGCCGGTGCTGCGCAAGCTGGCCCGCCGGCTGGAGAGGTCCACGCGGGACGACGGAGCGGCCCGCGTGATCGCCCCGGTCCCGCCGCGTGCCAAGGCCCTTCAGCTTCTCCTGCTGATCCCGCTGTTCACGCTGCTCGGGCTGCGCTGGACGGTGGCACTGGCCGCGCTGGGGAACGTACTGCACCGGTTCGGCCCGTATCCGTGGGCGCCGTCCGCCTCCTGGTGGGTGGTGACCGCCGGAGCGGTGCTGTTCTTCAGTCCACCCGGGCGGCTCGCCATCGCGGCGGGCGGGGCCCGGCTGCTGCTGCGGGGGCTCAGGCCGGGCCGGTACCCGCGCGGCGGCAGTGTGCATCTGCGGCTGTGGACGGCGGAGCGGCTGGCCGAGTTCAGCGGGGCGACCTCGCTGACCGGGTCCTGGCTGGAGCGGTACGCGCGGGCCCTGGGCGCCAAGGTCGGCGCGGACGTGGATCTGCACTCGTTGCCGCCGGTGACCGGGATGCTCAAGCTGGGCCGGGGCGCGGCCGTCGAGTCCGAGGTGGATCTGTCGGGCCACTGGCTGGACGGCGACCGCCTCGAGATCGGCCCGGTCAGGGTCGGTGCGCATGCCGTGGTCGGTACGCGCAGCATCCTCTTTCCGGGTGCGCGGGTCGGCAAGCGGGCCGAGGTGGCGCCCGGTTCCGCCGTCGCCGGGCAGATTCCCACCGGTCAGCGCTGGGCGGGGGCGCCGGCGGGCAAGCTCGGCAAGGCGAAGCGCGCGTGGCCCGAGGAGCGGCCGCGGCGTGGCACGTACTGGCGGGCGATGTACGGCGCGGCCGGGTTCGCGCTGAGTGCGCTGCCGGTGCTCGCGGGGCTGGCCGCCCTGCTGGTGGCCGGGGTGTTCGTGGCGCCGGACGCCGGGCTCGGCGCCGCCCTGCGGGGTGCCGCGATCGCCCTGGTGCCGGCGACGCTCGCCTTCGGGTGCGCGTACGCCCTGCTGCTTCTGCTCGCCGTACGTCTGCTCAGCCTGGGGCTGCGCGAGGGCACGCACCCCACGCACAGCCGGACCGGCTGGCAGGCGTGGACGGTCACGCAGCTGATGGACCGCTCGCGCGAGACGCTGTTCCCGCTGTACGCCGGGCTGATCACGCCGGTGTGGCTGCGGTTGCTCGGCATGCGGATCGGGCGGGGCGCCGAGGTGTCCACCGTGCTCGCGCTGCCGAGTCTCACCACGGTCGGCGAGGGCGCGTTCCTCGCCGACGACACCCTGACCGCTCCGTACGAGCTGGGCGGCGGCTGGATGCGGATCGGGCGCGCGCAGATCGGGCGCCGGGCGTTCCTCGGGAACTCCGGGATGACCGCGCCGGGGCGCAGCGTGCCGGACGGTGGGCTGGTCGGGGTGCTGTCGGCGACCCCGAAGAAGGCGAAGAAGGGCAGCTCGTACCTGGGGCTGCCGCCGGTGAAGCTGCCGCGTTCGACGCGGGACGGCGATCAGAGCCGTACCTACGACCCGCCCGCGCGGCTGCTGTGGGGACGGGCGCTCGTGGAGCTGTGCCGGATCGTGCCGGTGTTCTGCTCGGCGGCGCTGGTGGTGCTGACCGTCGCCGCGCTGAGCGCGCTGGGCGGCTGGGCGCCGCTGCTGGCCGGACTCGTGTTCCTGGGCGCCGGCGTGCTCGCCTGCCTGACGTCCGTCGTGGCGAAGTGGCTGCTGGTGGGCCGGCACCGGGCGGGCGAGCACCCGCTGTGGAGCGGTTTCGTGTGGCGCAATGAGCTGGCTGACACCTTCGTCGAGGTCGTCGCGGTGCCGTGGCTGGCGGGATCCGTGCCCGGGACGCCGCTGATGACGGCGTGGCTGCGCGGCCTCGGCGCCCGTATCGGCAAGGGCGCGTGGATCGAGAGTTACTGGCTGCCCGAGACGGACCTGGTGACCCTGGAGGACGCGACCACGGTCAACCGGGGCTGTGTCCTGCAGACCCACCTCTTCCACGACCGGATCTTGCGGACGGATACTGTTGTCCTCCGTGAGGGCGCCACTCTGGGCCCGGGCGGAATCGTCCTTCCCGGCAGCACAGTCGGGGCGCGCAGCACGCTGGGACCCGCGTCGCTCGTCATGGCGGCGGAATCCGTCCCCGACGACACCCGCTGGCTGGGCAACCCGATCGAGGCGTGGCGTCCCCGGGCGTGA
- a CDS encoding M20/M25/M40 family metallo-hydrolase, translating into MSESNTARGISGEDEVVDLCRELIRIDTSNYGDHSGPGERKAAEYVAEKLAEVGLEPQIFESHQGRASTVARIEGEDPSRPALLIHGHTDVVPANAADWTHHPFSGEIADGCVWGRGAVDMKDMDAMTLAVVRDRLRTGRRPPRDIVLAFLADEEAGGTYGAKYLVQKHPDLFEGVTEAIGEVGGFSFTVNEKLRLYLVETAQKGMHWMRLTVDGTAGHGSMTNDDNAITELCEAVGRLGRHTWPVRVTKTVRSFLDELSDALGTELDPENMDETLAKLGGIAKMVGATLRNSAAPTMLGAGYKVNVIPGQATAHVDGRFLPGHEEEFLADLDRILGPRVKREDVHGDKALETDFDGRLVDAMQSALSAEDPIAKAVPYMLSGGTDAKSFDDLGIRCFGFAPLKLPPELDFAGMFHGIDERVPVDGLKFGVRVLDRFIDAS; encoded by the coding sequence GTGAGCGAGTCGAACACGGCCAGGGGCATCTCTGGCGAGGACGAGGTCGTGGACCTCTGTCGCGAGCTGATCCGGATCGACACCAGCAACTACGGGGACCACTCGGGGCCGGGCGAGCGGAAGGCCGCCGAGTACGTCGCCGAGAAGCTCGCCGAGGTCGGGCTCGAACCGCAGATCTTCGAGTCCCACCAGGGACGCGCCTCCACGGTCGCCCGCATCGAGGGCGAGGACCCGTCCCGGCCCGCGCTGCTCATCCACGGCCACACCGACGTCGTACCGGCCAATGCGGCGGACTGGACCCACCACCCCTTCTCCGGCGAGATCGCGGACGGCTGTGTCTGGGGCCGCGGTGCCGTCGACATGAAGGACATGGACGCGATGACCCTGGCGGTCGTACGCGACCGGCTGCGCACCGGGCGCAGGCCCCCGCGCGACATCGTGCTCGCCTTCCTCGCCGACGAGGAGGCGGGCGGGACGTACGGCGCCAAGTACCTCGTCCAGAAGCACCCCGACCTCTTCGAGGGCGTGACCGAGGCGATCGGTGAGGTCGGCGGGTTCTCCTTCACCGTCAACGAGAAGCTGCGGCTCTACCTCGTCGAGACGGCCCAGAAGGGCATGCACTGGATGCGCCTCACCGTCGACGGCACGGCAGGCCACGGCTCGATGACCAACGACGACAACGCGATCACCGAGCTGTGCGAGGCCGTCGGGCGGCTCGGCCGGCACACCTGGCCGGTGCGGGTCACCAAGACCGTGCGGTCCTTCCTCGACGAGCTCTCCGACGCGCTCGGCACCGAGCTCGACCCGGAGAACATGGACGAGACCCTCGCCAAGCTCGGCGGCATCGCCAAGATGGTGGGCGCCACGCTGCGCAACTCCGCGGCGCCCACCATGCTGGGCGCCGGCTACAAGGTCAACGTCATCCCCGGCCAGGCCACCGCGCACGTCGACGGGCGGTTCCTGCCCGGTCACGAGGAGGAGTTCCTCGCCGACCTCGACCGGATTCTCGGCCCCCGCGTGAAGCGCGAGGACGTGCACGGGGACAAGGCGCTGGAGACCGACTTCGACGGCAGGCTCGTCGACGCGATGCAGAGCGCCCTGAGCGCCGAGGACCCGATCGCCAAGGCCGTGCCCTACATGCTCTCCGGCGGCACCGACGCCAAGTCTTTCGACGACCTCGGCATCCGCTGCTTCGGCTTCGCCCCCCTGAAACTGCCGCCGGAGCTGGATTTCGCGGGCATGTTCCACGGGATCGACGAGCGTGTGCCGGTCGACGGGCTCAAGTTCGGCGTTCGCGTACTCGACCGGTTCATCGACGCGTCCTGA
- the chpH gene encoding chaplin ChpH, which translates to MIKKVVAAAAATGGLVLAGAGLAVADSGAQGAAVHSPGVVSGNVIQVPVHVPVNVCGNTVSVIGLLNPAFGNTCINK; encoded by the coding sequence ATGATCAAGAAGGTCGTCGCCGCTGCGGCTGCCACTGGTGGCCTGGTTCTCGCGGGTGCGGGCCTGGCCGTCGCCGACTCGGGTGCCCAGGGTGCCGCGGTGCACTCCCCGGGTGTCGTTTCCGGCAACGTCATCCAGGTGCCGGTTCACGTCCCGGTGAACGTCTGCGGCAACACGGTCTCCGTGATCGGGCTGCTGAACCCCGCCTTCGGCAACACCTGCATCAACAAGTGA
- a CDS encoding aldo/keto reductase has product MEQRHLGRTGLRVSRIGLGTLTWGRDTDEHDAAELLKVFWEAGGTLVDTADVYGDGEAEYVLGQLIEGLVPRRDLVISTKAGSVADPDRRFDGSRGHLLSALDASLARLGTDYVDLWQVHAFDPHTPLEETLQALDLAVSTGRARYAGVSNFCGWQLAKAATWQLSAPGPRTRIASTQMEYSLLQRGVEREVLPAALDLGVGLLPSSPLGRGVLTGKYRGGTPAGSRGASEHLAPFVAPYLDDTASGIVDAVQTAADGLAVTPLQVALAWVRDRPGVAAPIVGARNAQQLTAALSVETLSLPDEICRALDDVSAPVHHYPDQDWSTL; this is encoded by the coding sequence ATGGAGCAGAGGCATCTCGGCCGTACCGGCCTGCGTGTGTCCCGGATCGGGCTCGGCACCCTGACGTGGGGGCGCGACACGGACGAGCATGACGCCGCGGAGCTGTTGAAGGTGTTCTGGGAGGCGGGCGGGACCCTCGTCGACACCGCGGACGTGTACGGCGACGGAGAAGCCGAGTACGTACTCGGACAGCTCATAGAAGGGCTCGTGCCGCGCCGGGACCTGGTCATCTCGACGAAGGCGGGGAGCGTAGCGGACCCGGACCGGCGGTTCGACGGTTCGCGCGGGCATCTGCTCTCCGCGCTGGACGCCTCGCTCGCCCGGCTCGGCACGGACTACGTCGATCTGTGGCAGGTCCACGCCTTCGACCCGCACACCCCGCTGGAGGAGACCCTCCAGGCGCTCGACCTCGCGGTCAGCACCGGACGGGCGCGGTATGCGGGCGTGTCCAACTTCTGCGGCTGGCAGCTCGCCAAGGCGGCCACCTGGCAGCTCTCGGCGCCGGGCCCGCGGACCCGGATCGCCAGTACACAGATGGAGTACTCCCTGCTCCAGCGCGGCGTGGAGCGGGAGGTGCTGCCGGCCGCCCTGGACCTGGGGGTCGGGCTGCTGCCGTCCTCTCCGCTCGGCCGGGGCGTCTTGACGGGCAAGTACCGGGGCGGGACGCCCGCCGGCTCCCGGGGCGCCTCGGAGCATCTGGCTCCGTTCGTCGCTCCCTATCTCGACGACACGGCGAGCGGCATCGTGGACGCGGTACAGACCGCGGCCGACGGTCTCGCGGTCACCCCGCTCCAGGTGGCGCTCGCGTGGGTCCGCGACCGGCCCGGCGTGGCCGCGCCGATCGTCGGCGCGCGCAACGCGCAGCAGCTCACGGCGGCGTTGTCAGTGGAGACCCTTAGTCTTCCTGACGAGATCTGCCGGGCGCTGGACGACGTGTCGGCCCCGGTGCACCACTATCCCGACCAGGACTGGAGCACGCTGTGA
- a CDS encoding chaplin, translated as MRQVTRKGLMTVAAATGVLAATGGYAHADSGAYGSASHSPGVLSGNSVQVPVHVPVNVCGNTVNVVGLFNPAVGNQCANGGGGGHHDGGGHHGGGGHHGGGYGDSPSGGGGHHGGGGHQGGGYGDGPSGGGGGGGGSQAGGHTGDSPGVGSGNHVQVPVDVPVNVCGNNVTVGGLGNAAGGDACADTPGGGHATTPPGGGGGTTPPGGGGGGTTPPGGGGGGTTPPGGGGGTTPPGTPGHPGQPGGDSSAHPNHPGGQSVTQPEGTAQLAHTGSDMPLGLLVPAGAGALLGGALLYRRARSAA; from the coding sequence ATGCGACAGGTCACCCGCAAGGGCCTGATGACCGTGGCGGCGGCGACCGGCGTGCTCGCCGCCACCGGCGGCTACGCACACGCCGACTCGGGTGCGTACGGCTCCGCGTCACATTCGCCCGGCGTGCTGTCGGGCAACTCGGTCCAGGTGCCGGTGCACGTGCCGGTGAACGTCTGCGGTAACACCGTGAACGTGGTCGGGCTGTTCAATCCGGCGGTGGGCAACCAATGCGCCAATGGGGGCGGCGGCGGTCACCACGATGGCGGCGGTCACCACGGAGGCGGCGGTCACCACGGTGGCGGCTACGGCGACAGTCCGTCCGGTGGTGGCGGTCATCACGGTGGCGGCGGTCACCAGGGCGGCGGCTACGGCGACGGCCCGTCCGGCGGCGGTGGCGGCGGTGGTGGGTCGCAGGCCGGCGGGCACACCGGCGACTCGCCGGGCGTGGGCTCCGGCAACCACGTCCAGGTCCCGGTGGACGTGCCGGTGAACGTCTGCGGGAACAACGTCACCGTGGGCGGGCTCGGCAACGCGGCAGGCGGCGACGCCTGCGCCGACACCCCGGGCGGCGGCCACGCGACGACCCCGCCCGGCGGCGGTGGCGGGACGACACCTCCGGGCGGCGGCGGCGGTGGCACGACGCCTCCGGGCGGTGGCGGTGGCGGGACCACGCCTCCGGGCGGTGGCGGTGGGACGACGCCTCCGGGCACACCCGGACACCCCGGGCAGCCGGGCGGCGACAGCTCGGCGCACCCCAACCACCCCGGTGGACAGTCCGTCACCCAGCCCGAGGGCACCGCGCAGCTTGCCCACACCGGCAGCGACATGCCGCTCGGCCTGCTGGTACCGGCGGGCGCGGGCGCACTGCTCGGCGGCGCGCTGCTCTACCGCAGGGCGCGATCGGCAGCGTAA
- a CDS encoding DUF5703 family protein produces the protein MPEYEFVDVYVPRGVSRKEATRLLTDHAEYGHWELDRLSLHRDGSRRVRLRRRIIRQVRATW, from the coding sequence ATGCCGGAATACGAATTTGTCGACGTGTACGTGCCTCGCGGGGTGTCCCGCAAGGAAGCCACACGCCTGCTGACCGACCATGCCGAGTACGGCCACTGGGAGTTGGACCGCCTCAGCCTGCACCGCGACGGCAGCCGCAGGGTGCGGTTGCGCCGACGGATCATCCGCCAGGTGCGCGCCACATGGTGA
- a CDS encoding helix-hairpin-helix domain-containing protein — translation MTTEPETTDEAEPGQPGAGAGEVEPGQPGAGAVDGVPETEGTPGSGAAGDAESSAEGTAGSEAAGATESSEGTAGSEAAGTAEGSGDAAKPTEAEAELAAQRVERERIERRKAEKQAPIEAGTKLSGTAADLLAAVRVVESGAKPVASAFSEPPAPRRPAPEPERRPEPVAAPAGPAVPAAQAVAGVRAVLTEGGAPEALAPQLAALLGDGADLQLREDPWQLLRVSGVRPEQADGFARALLGAECGPDDERRGRAVTVWLLEQAALAGHTALEVAALTTALAQRAVPDPDTAVQSALAEGEVLVFQDALDAAAPAAEAEAEEEGAERPVRVLIGLERYALAEESLADALGRVMNSVPKEDGSAADWERAAASAGGSAAELIRAVAGHGLVLHTGGDASGAEAAALLSAARGLGLRTWAAAHSRIGCDRFTARLAPSDLPGGPQQGPGTGVSTVAGLLSGAEGPGRDADGALVLDLLVVLDAPQLDVETAAMLAESLPDGARLVLSGDPGVLWSAGPGRVFADLLAARVCPGIASRTPDPGPIGELISGIGVGELNQVEAPGKEVVIVPVRDAGEAVHRTVQLVADSVPRALGVPAEQTQVITPGHGGAAGTRALNAALKERLNPGPGRFGGFDPGDRIAYSPAPGRTLPGRVVKADADGLHLEIPGAPVVVPKERVEQCVRHGWALTAHQAVGSRWPAAVVVLPGDAAQSLTRPWVYTAFGLAERHLSVVHGVEQALPRAVAEVTAKPRTTRLPALLRPQVPAAD, via the coding sequence GTGACCACGGAGCCGGAGACCACGGACGAAGCCGAGCCGGGGCAGCCGGGCGCGGGTGCGGGCGAAGTCGAACCGGGACAGCCCGGCGCCGGTGCGGTGGACGGCGTCCCGGAGACCGAGGGCACGCCCGGCAGCGGGGCGGCGGGCGACGCCGAGAGCTCCGCGGAAGGCACAGCCGGGAGTGAGGCGGCGGGCGCTACCGAGAGCTCCGAAGGCACAGCCGGGAGTGAGGCGGCGGGCACTGCCGAGGGCTCGGGCGACGCGGCCAAGCCCACCGAGGCCGAGGCCGAGTTGGCGGCCCAGCGGGTCGAGCGGGAGCGGATCGAGCGGCGGAAGGCGGAGAAGCAGGCGCCGATCGAGGCCGGCACGAAGCTGAGCGGCACGGCCGCCGATCTGCTCGCGGCGGTGCGGGTCGTGGAGAGCGGTGCGAAGCCGGTGGCCAGCGCTTTCAGCGAGCCGCCGGCGCCGCGCAGGCCGGCCCCCGAGCCCGAGCGGCGCCCGGAGCCCGTGGCGGCCCCGGCCGGGCCGGCGGTCCCCGCGGCACAAGCCGTTGCCGGTGTGCGTGCCGTACTGACCGAGGGCGGCGCCCCCGAGGCGCTCGCGCCGCAGCTCGCCGCCCTCCTGGGCGACGGAGCCGACCTGCAACTGCGCGAGGACCCCTGGCAGTTGCTGCGGGTCTCCGGAGTGCGTCCCGAGCAGGCCGACGGCTTCGCCCGGGCGCTGCTCGGCGCGGAGTGCGGCCCGGACGACGAGCGGCGGGGCCGGGCGGTCACGGTGTGGCTGCTGGAGCAGGCGGCCCTCGCGGGGCATACGGCGCTGGAGGTGGCGGCCCTCACCACGGCGCTCGCGCAGCGGGCCGTGCCGGACCCGGACACAGCGGTGCAGAGCGCGCTCGCCGAGGGCGAGGTGCTGGTGTTCCAGGACGCCCTCGACGCGGCCGCGCCCGCCGCGGAGGCGGAGGCCGAGGAGGAGGGAGCGGAGCGTCCGGTCCGCGTCCTGATCGGCCTGGAGCGGTACGCCCTCGCGGAGGAGAGCCTCGCCGACGCGCTCGGCCGGGTGATGAACTCCGTGCCGAAGGAGGACGGCTCGGCCGCCGACTGGGAGCGGGCCGCCGCATCGGCGGGCGGCTCCGCCGCGGAGCTGATCCGCGCGGTCGCGGGCCACGGCCTGGTCCTCCACACCGGCGGCGACGCCTCCGGTGCGGAGGCCGCGGCGCTGCTGTCCGCCGCCCGCGGGCTGGGGCTGCGGACCTGGGCCGCCGCGCACAGCCGGATCGGCTGCGACCGCTTCACGGCTCGGCTCGCCCCGTCGGACCTGCCGGGCGGGCCGCAGCAGGGCCCGGGCACCGGTGTCTCCACCGTGGCGGGTCTGCTGTCCGGCGCGGAGGGTCCCGGCCGGGACGCGGACGGCGCCCTGGTCCTCGACCTCCTGGTCGTCCTGGACGCTCCCCAGCTCGACGTCGAGACCGCCGCCATGCTCGCCGAGTCGCTGCCCGACGGGGCCCGGCTGGTGCTGAGCGGCGACCCGGGGGTGTTGTGGTCGGCCGGTCCGGGACGGGTGTTCGCGGATCTGCTCGCCGCACGCGTCTGCCCGGGGATCGCCTCGCGCACCCCCGATCCCGGACCGATCGGCGAGCTGATCTCCGGCATCGGCGTCGGCGAGCTGAACCAGGTCGAGGCGCCCGGCAAGGAGGTCGTGATCGTGCCGGTGCGGGACGCCGGTGAAGCGGTGCACCGCACCGTGCAGCTGGTCGCGGACTCGGTGCCGCGGGCGCTCGGCGTCCCGGCCGAGCAGACGCAGGTGATCACTCCGGGGCACGGTGGCGCGGCCGGCACGCGCGCGTTGAACGCCGCGCTCAAGGAGCGGCTCAACCCGGGCCCCGGGCGCTTCGGCGGATTCGATCCCGGTGACCGGATCGCGTACTCCCCCGCCCCGGGCCGTACGCTGCCGGGCCGCGTCGTGAAGGCCGACGCCGACGGGCTGCACCTGGAGATCCCGGGCGCCCCCGTCGTCGTACCGAAGGAGCGGGTGGAGCAGTGCGTGCGGCACGGCTGGGCGCTGACCGCGCACCAGGCGGTGGGGAGCCGGTGGCCCGCCGCGGTCGTGGTCCTGCCCGGCGACGCGGCGCAGTCCCTGACCCGCCCCTGGGTGTACACGGCGTTCGGCCTGGCCGAGCGCCATCTGTCCGTCGTGCACGGAGTGGAGCAGGCACTGCCCCGGGCCGTGGCCGAGGTCACCGCCAAGCCGCGCACCACGCGCCTGCCCGCCCTGCTCAGGCCCCAGGTTCCGGCCGCCGACTGA
- a CDS encoding LLM class F420-dependent oxidoreductase, protein MQLGINLGYWGAGMDADNLAVAQEADRLGYGVCWAAEAYGSDAATVLTWVAAQTERIDVGSAIFQIPARQPAMTAMTAATLDSLSGGRFRLGLGVSGPQVSEGWYGVKFDKPLARTREYVEIVRKAMTRERLSYQGEHWTLPLPDGPGKPIKLTVHPEREYIPVYIAAIGPKNLEQTGEIADGALLIFPSADHLEDTAIKHLRAGREKAGKTMDGFDVCPTLPLALGDDKNVTALADTFRPYTALYVGGMGSRKQNFYNQLAQRMGYEKEAAEIQDKYLSGDKEGAAAAIPHELIDQTTLLGSVDRIADRMKAYAAAGVTTLTLAPAGFTLEERIAALRAGTDALERAGLA, encoded by the coding sequence ATGCAGCTCGGGATCAACCTCGGCTACTGGGGCGCCGGAATGGACGCGGACAATCTCGCCGTCGCCCAAGAGGCCGACCGGCTCGGATACGGCGTCTGCTGGGCCGCCGAGGCCTACGGCTCGGACGCCGCCACCGTACTCACCTGGGTCGCCGCCCAGACCGAACGCATCGACGTCGGCTCGGCCATCTTCCAGATCCCGGCCCGCCAGCCCGCGATGACCGCGATGACCGCCGCCACCCTCGACTCGCTTTCCGGCGGCCGCTTCCGCCTCGGCCTCGGCGTCTCCGGCCCGCAGGTCTCCGAGGGCTGGTACGGCGTCAAGTTCGACAAGCCGCTGGCCCGCACCCGTGAGTACGTCGAGATCGTCCGCAAGGCGATGACCCGCGAGCGCCTGTCGTACCAGGGCGAGCACTGGACCCTGCCCCTGCCCGACGGCCCGGGCAAGCCGATCAAGCTGACCGTCCACCCCGAGCGTGAGTACATCCCGGTCTACATCGCCGCGATCGGCCCGAAGAACCTGGAGCAGACCGGCGAGATCGCCGACGGTGCGCTGCTCATCTTCCCCTCGGCCGACCACCTCGAGGACACCGCGATCAAGCACCTGCGGGCAGGCCGGGAGAAGGCCGGCAAGACCATGGACGGCTTCGACGTCTGCCCGACCCTCCCGCTCGCGCTCGGCGACGACAAGAACGTGACCGCGCTCGCCGACACGTTCCGCCCCTACACCGCGCTGTACGTCGGCGGCATGGGCAGCCGCAAGCAGAACTTCTACAACCAGCTCGCCCAGCGCATGGGGTACGAGAAGGAGGCCGCCGAGATCCAGGACAAGTACCTGTCCGGCGACAAGGAGGGCGCCGCGGCCGCCATCCCGCACGAGCTGATCGACCAGACCACGCTGCTCGGTTCCGTGGACCGCATCGCGGACCGGATGAAGGCCTACGCGGCCGCCGGGGTCACCACGCTCACCCTGGCGCCCGCGGGCTTCACGCTGGAGGAGCGGATCGCCGCGCTGCGGGCGGGGACCGACGCCCTGGAGCGGGCGGGCCTCGCATAA